CGGTCGGCGGAGAAGAGCGCCCGGTCGGCGCCGGTGAAGGCGGGGGTGTCGCGCAGCGGGCTTCCTGGAGCATTCCGCTGCTGGTGGTGCGGACGTCGGTGGTGAGGCGGTCGAGATCCGGCGTCCGGGGTGCTTGGCGGTGCCCCTGCCCGGCGTTCCGCCAGGGGTGGTCCGGCCTCGGGGAACATCGGTACAGCGGTTGGCGCTGGGATTGATCATGGTCACGGTGTGAGTGCGCCGACCCGGTTCTCGTACCTCGCGGCGGGCCTTGCGCTGGGCTGGCACTGCGGGAAGACCCTGGCCGCCGTCGAGCGGCTGGCAGTGGGCGAGGAGCTTGCGGTGTACGGCGGGGACGGCGCTGACGCGCAGGGTGTAGCCCCGGCCGCGCCGTACGGTCGTCCCCTGGTCGAGCGCGACCCGCTCGGCGGGCTCCAACTCGGCAGCGCGGAGGAAGTCGGCGACCCTGCCCGGCATGTCGAGCGTGACCGGCAGCTCCGCGGCGGGCTCGCCCTCCTGACTGGCGGTGTGGTCGGGCAGGAGGTCGGCGACGGCGGTCCGGATCGCGCCGCGGCTGACACCGTGGTCGCGAGCGAGAGCGGCGATGGAGCGGCCTTCCAGGTACGCGGTGCGCACGTCACCGGCCTTCGTGGCCGCGGCGGCGGGACGGCGCCCGGCCTTCGCGCCCTTGGCCTCGGCGGCGCGCAGCCCGTCGTACGTCAGCTCGCGCTGGAGGTCGCGTTGGAGTTCGCCGGCGGCGGCGAGGGTCTGCACCATGAACTTCACGGTGGACAGCAGCTCGCCGGTGCGCGGGTGGCGGGCGGTGAGGTCCATGGCGGAGAACGCGCCGTCGTGGATGCGCAGGGCGAGCTGGTCGCGGTGCAGGACTTCGAGGACGTCGAGGATGTGCTGGTTGCCGCGTACGAGGCGGAACATCTCGGAAATGTGCACGGTGTCGCCCGGCCGCGCGTAGGTGAGCGGCTCGCGGAACTTCGGCCGCTGGAGCGGGTGGAGGCGGCTGGGGGTACCCGGGTCCTCCTCGAAGACGATCGGGTCCTCGATTCCTGCCTCGGCGAGGACGAGGTCCTGACGGGTGGTGGACTGCTGGTCGGTCGACACCCTCTTGTAGACGAGATTGGCCACGCTGTTCCCCGCTTCTGCCGCCGCATCGGACCTCGGGTGTCATCTGACCCCGTCGTCAGCCGTCATCGGATCCCATGGGATCGCAGCCGCCGTCAGGTCCCGGAACCACTGGGTTCATTGGACGTCAGCCGTGCCTGTCGTCATTCGATCGTTTGCCGACACAGGGCCTATTTCTGGCGATGCCCGCGGGGGCTTGCAACAGCGTTCGCTCAGTCCTCGGGCCTGGGGGCGAGGGTGATGAGGGCGGTGGCGATCTGGTCGAGGCGGGCAGGGGCGAGGGCGTAGAGAACGTAGTAGCCCTCGCGCTGGGTGGTGGTGAGTCCTGCCTGGGTGAGCTGATGGAGGTGGCGGGAGGTGACGGAGGGGGACAGGCCGAGGAGAGAGGCGAGTTCTTGCGTGGTGCGGCTCTGGGCGGCGAGGTGGGTGACGATCCGCAGGCGTGGGGCGGCGGCCAGAGCCCGGAGCGCGGTGAGGGTGTCTTCCTGACTGGCGGGGCGGGC
This is a stretch of genomic DNA from Streptomyces sp. TG1A-8. It encodes these proteins:
- a CDS encoding recombinase family protein, which translates into the protein MANLVYKRVSTDQQSTTRQDLVLAEAGIEDPIVFEEDPGTPSRLHPLQRPKFREPLTYARPGDTVHISEMFRLVRGNQHILDVLEVLHRDQLALRIHDGAFSAMDLTARHPRTGELLSTVKFMVQTLAAAGELQRDLQRELTYDGLRAAEAKGAKAGRRPAAAATKAGDVRTAYLEGRSIAALARDHGVSRGAIRTAVADLLPDHTASQEGEPAAELPVTLDMPGRVADFLRAAELEPAERVALDQGTTVRRGRGYTLRVSAVPAVHRKLLAHCQPLDGGQGLPAVPAQRKARREVREPGRRTHTVTMINPSANRCTDVPRGRTTPGGTPGRGTAKHPGRRISTASPPTSAPPAAECSRKPAARHPRLHRRRPGALLRRPSFHRPDAAAVRRFLDGVPRPADRSGAASGNAEALFRPTGRPGPVGTPAPRHPGIPASRHECPRHRHHPAPRTRGSPVRPPRPGVRPRGGTRASAQFRARPPYGRGRNRGTAMSSHGCARQRPREDWAAPLR